The proteins below come from a single Conger conger chromosome 10, fConCon1.1, whole genome shotgun sequence genomic window:
- the taf8 gene encoding transcription initiation factor TFIID subunit 8, giving the protein MADPAVMGSHSLGTGTGTRSGGSKTASNPAENYYLARRRTLQVVVSSLLTECGFDSAEKSAVESLTEMIQSYISEVGRSAKSYCEHTARTTPMLSDVVLTLIEMGFNVDTLPIYAKRSQRMVITAPPVTNAPVAPKALTAGQKRTHPSHIPSHFPEFPDPHTYIKTPTFREPVSDYQVVREKAASQRRDVERALTRFMAKTGETQSLFKDDITAFPLIAARPSSIPYLNALLPSELELQSLEETDSSEQDDQTDSENATGNIINDDSGADKENSVLPPGGVVPTAKANEENMIDNPYLRPVKKPKVRRKK; this is encoded by the exons ATGGCGGACCCAGCGGTAATGGGGAGTCATTCTttaggaacaggaacaggaaca CGATCTGGAGGGAGTAAGACGGCCTCAAACCCCGCAGAGAATTATTACCTAGCTCGTCGGCGCACCCTGCAGGTTGTGGTGAGCTCCTTGCTGACAGAATGCGGGTTCGACAGCGCGGAGAAGTCCGCTGTGGAGTCGCTGACGGAGATGATACAGAGCT ACATCTCTGAAGTGGGGCGCAGCGCCAAGAGCTACTGCGAGCACACGGCGCGGACCACCCCCATGCTGTCCGACGTGGTGCTCACGCTCATCGAGATGG GCTTCAACGTGGACACCCTGCCCATTTATGCAAAGAGGTCTCAGAGGATGGTTATAACCGCGC CCCCCGTCACGAACGCGCCCGTGGCCCCCAAAGCCCTGACGGCGGGACAGAAGCGGACCCACCCCTCACACATCCCCAGCCACTTCCCCGAGTTCCCCGACCCCCACACCTACATCAAAACCCCG ACGTTCCGGGAGCCCGTGTCGGATTACCAGGTGGTGCGGGAGAAGGCGGCGTCCCAGCGGCGGGACGTGGAGCGGGCGCTCACGCGCTTCATGGCCAAAACGGGCGAGACGCAGAGCCTGTTCAAGGACGACATCACCGCCTTCCCCC TGATCGCAGCCAGGCCCAGCTCTATCCCCTACCTGAACGCTCTGCTGCCATCAGAGCTGGAGCTGCAGTCTCTGGAGGAGACAGACTCATCCGAGCAGGATgaccagacagacagtgagaacGCCACCGGCAACATCATCAAT GACGACTCCGGAGCGGACAAGGAGAActctgtgctgccccctggCGGGGTGGTGCCCACGGCCAAGGCCAACGAAGAAAACATGATCGACAACCCCTACCTGCGGCCGGTCAAGAAGCCCAAAGTCAGGCGGAAGAAGTGA